The nucleotide sequence GGCCAGGGGCGGTTCTAGTCACAGAAACGAACGTCCCCAATCGCGAGAACCTCACCTATTTTGGCAATCGCAACGAAGCCCATTTAATCTATAACTTCAGCTTGCCTCCTCTCGTGGTTAACGCGCTGCTGCAAGGGAGTTCCAAACATCTCAAAACTTGGATGATGAGCATGCCCCCCGCCCCCTTTGGGTGCGCTTATCTCAATTTCACGGCTTCCCACGATGGCATCGGCATGCGTCCCACCGAGGGGCTGCTGGATGAGAGCGAGTACAACACCTTTTTAAGCTGCATGCAGCAGTTTGGAGGCGAAATCAGTATGCGCACTCGCCCGGATGGTTCTGAAAGCCCCTACGAAGTCAACATCTCTTTCTTCGATGCCATGAAAGGCACGGCCAAAGGAGAAGATCGCTGGCAGATTCAACGCTTTCTCTGTTCGCAAATCATCATGATGTCTCTAGAGGGCATCCCCGCCTTTTACATTCATAGCTTGCTAGCCACCTCCAACGATCGCGAGGCGGTGCAACGCACGGGGCGGAAGCGCTCGATCAACCGCCACCAATGGGACTATAGCGAGCTGAAAGCCCAGCTCCAGAGGCCAAACTCCCCCCACGCGATCGTCTTTCGAGAACTCTCCCGCGCGATCGCCATTCGCCGCCGACAACCGGCCTTCCATCCCAATGCCACCCAGTACACCCTCCACCTGAAACCCTCTCTATTTGCGTTCTGGCGGCAGAGCATGTCTCGCGATCAGAGCATCTTTTCCATTCACAACTTGACCTCCCGCACCCAAAGGCTAGCGCTGCGGGAGCTGAATCTAATCGGTACCGAGCCCTGGTTCGATCTGTTGGGAGACCAACAGATCGAGGATAATTATGCAGATTTCGTGCTGAGACCTTACCAATCCGCTTGGATTTCAAACAAATCAGGTAGTGAATCGGCCCACAGTTACTGTCAAGTCGTGTGTACCTAAAATGTCTGCAGTGTATTCTACAGGACTCAATGGAGCGATCTATGGGCAGCACCGTGGAAGACGTTTGGGAACCTCCCAACGCAACGATCGCTCAGCAGGATCTCGCCGACGGTCAGCATCAGCCGCCCGGTTCCGCTGCCTTTCTTACCCTTTGCATTGCCCTACTCTCCATTTCCTTCGCGCCAATTTTCATTCGCCTGAGCGAAACGGAGTTGGGGGCTAACGGGACGGTATTCAACCGCCTCTTCATTTTTGTTTTGGTGTTTGGGCTGGGTCGGGCGATCGCTGGAAGGCTTGCGCCTGCGGACGAGTCTGAGTCGTCCGAGCCTCCGACTGGCCAGCAATGGATATTGTTAGCCAGCGTCGGGGTGATTTCCATTCTCTCGTTGGTGCTGTGGGCAATTTCACTGCAATACACCACGGTGGCCAAGAGCATGTTGTTGAACAATCTCACCCCTATTTTCACCAGCTTGGGCAGTTGGACGATTTTTGGCAAACAGTTCGATCGCCGCTTTTTGCTAGGGATGGCAATCGCCTTGTCGGGGGCGATTGGCTTGGGCTTGGAGGATGTCAATGGTGCCGAGGGGCTGCTGGTTGGAGATATCTTCGCATTGCTTTCGGCGGTGTTTTTGGGTGGCTATTTCCTGATAGTGGAGCAACTGCGCAGTCGGTTTTCAGCGACGACGATTTTGCTGTGGAGAGGGGCGATTGGCAGCCTGTTGCTGTTGCCCCTGGTGTTAGTTGTCGAGGGACAAGTGCTTCCCACCACCGAGGTTGCCATCTTTGCGGTGCTCGGGTTGGGGCTGGTGAGTGAAGGGATGGGCCAGCGTCTTTTGGCCGATTGTATGGACAAATTCTCCTCCAGCTTTATTTGCTTGTTTTTGCTGTTAGAGCCGATTGTGAGTGCGATTTTGGCCTGGGTGATTTTTGTGGAGCGTCTCAGCCCCACCACTTGGATTGGGTTTGCGGTGGTGTTAACCGGGCTATATTTGGCGAAATCTAGCCGTTCGGCCGCGCAAGGCCCAACTGAGGAGCTGGAGTTGGAGGCGATCGCTGTAGAGTCTGTCGCCGACTGAGCTGGCAGCGCTATGCTGCAAGCGTAATGACCGATCGGGAGCGCGATCGCCTCAGGAGCCACAGCGATGCAAATTTGGGTGGATGCAGATGCTTGTCCGAATGCGATTAAAGACATTTTGTTGCGGGCAGCAAAGCGGGTGCAGATTCCAGTGACGTTGGTGGCCAATCAGCCGCTGCCGCCGATCGCCTCGCCCTTGATTTCAGCCATTCAGGTCCCACCCGGATTGAATGGGGCAGACGATCGCATCGTGGCAGAACTGCAGCCCGGAGACTTGGTTGTGACTGCAGATATTCCGCTAGCAGCAGAGGCGATCGCAAAGGGCGGTTACGCCCTCAACCCGAGGGGGGAGTTGTATACGAAGAATTCGATCCGGGAGCGGTTGGCATTGCGCAATTTTATGGACGAGTTGCGCAGTGGTGGCGTGGATACGGGGGGACCAGCGGCCTTCGGCCAGCGCGATCGGCAAGCTTTTGCCAATCAGTTAGATCGCTTTCTCACCAAACATTATCGGTCAGACCGGCGATAATGAAACACCCCACGAGATTGACTCAGGTCCTGCGGCGATGGCTGCCGGTCGTCAGGCAAGATGCCCCTGTTTCGAGCGAACCCTGTCGAAGCCCTGCTGCAAACAAACCTGTTATACATTGATCTGGCGACAACCTAGCGATCGCCGTTTTCGCCATTCGGCCCGAGCTCGCTCCCAAACTCTTTCCATCGAGCAGTTATGGAAACCCTTCTGAACGAAGTTGCCAGTACCCCGCTGCTGGGCTTTACGCTGCTGCTATTGGTAGTGCTCACCCTGCCCCCTCTGTTCGAGCGACTGCGGTTGCCTGGTTTGGTGGGTTTGCTCTTCGCCGGCGTCGTGTTGGGGCCAGCAGGGCTGCAATTACTCGATCCCGCCTCCGAAACCATCAAACTGCTTTCGGATATCGGCAAGATCTATCTGATGTTTGTGGCCGGTCTGGAAATCGATCTAGACGACTTTCGCAAGCAAAAATATCAAGCGTTGGGGTTTGGCCTCGCCACCTTTTTGCTGCCGTTGGCGGCAGGAACCCTGGTTGGCTACGGCTTTGGCTTCGGCTGGAATGCATCGATATTGCTGGGCTCGCTCCTAGCCTCCCACACCTTGCTGGGATATCCTATCGTGCGCCAGCTAGGGGTTGCCAACAGTCCGGCAGTCACCGCCACCATTGGTGCCACCATCTTTACAGATATTGCCGCTCTGCTGGTGCTGGCGATCTGCATCTCCATCCATAGTGGAGAGTTTACTGCCACCACGCTGGTCGTTCAATTGGCGGTCGTGGCGCTCTATGCCGCTCTAGTTCTGTTTGGCTTGGATTGGGCCGGACGCAAATATTTCCAGTTGGTGGGGGACGAAGAAAGCAATCAATTCCTGTTTGTTCTGCTCGCAGTCTTTATTGTCTCGGCTGGCGCACAGGTGATTAATGTCGACAAAATTGTGGGTGCCTTTCTAGCCGGGTTGGCCATTAACGATGTGGTGGGTCGCAGTCCTGTAGAAGACAAGGTGGTTTTTGTGGGCAGCACCCTGTTCATTCCCTTCTTTTTTGTGGGGATGGGCCTGATTATCGATCTCGACCAATTTATTGCGGCATTTGCCTCCGATTTGGGCTTAATCGCAGCCATTTTAGCGGCATTGTTTGGCGGAAAATTTTTAGCGGCGGTGACAGCACGGCTGCTCTACAGATATGGCTGGAACGAGACCGCGACAATGTGGTCCCTGTCGCTACCGCAGGTGGCTGCGACATTGGCGGCAGCCTTGGCAGGCTTTAATGCCGGCTTGCTACCGCAGGCCATATTTAACGCAGTGATTGTGCTGATGTTAGTGACAGCCGTTGCCGGTCCGATCTTGACCGCTAAGTTTGCGCCACATATCTCTGCTGCGACACTGCCAGAGGATGGCGGTGCGACCTCGTCCGCCGAGGCGGATACTTTCCTCAATGCCCCCCTAGGCAAACCCTTTACGGTGATGGTGCCGGTGGCCAACCCCAAAACTGAGCGGAACTTAATTGAGTTGGGTGCTCTATTGGTCAAGCACGAAACTGGGCGATTGCTTCCGCTCGCGATCGCCAAAGGCCACGTCCGTATGGATGCCCCCGAACTGGACGAAGGCTTGCAACAAGCACAAGCACTGTTACGGCAAGCTGTGGAGGTGGGCCACGAATTCGGGGTCGAAGCTAAGCCGTGGATTCGTATCAGTGACGATATTGCTAGGGGAATTAGCCGTTCGGCTAAGGAAGCCAAAGCGGATTTACTCTTGCTGGGGTGGAGTAGCAGCACCCGCTTGACAGAGCGGTTGGCGGGCAGTGTGGTGGATAGCGTGTTTTGGGCGGCCCACTGTCCGGTAGCAGTGGTGCGATTGGTGCAAGAGCCCGTCGAGATCGATCGCATTCTCGTGCCCGTGCGCGATCTCTCCTCCAACTCCCAACACGCGATCGAGTTCGCTCTGTTATTTGCCGACACCCACAACGCTAAAGTGAAGCTATTCCACGTCTCCAAATATGCCACGCGCGAGGAAATGGAGGCGTTTGAAAGCGAAATGCTGGCAATCGCCGAGCGCACGCAATTACCCGTACCGGTCATTGCTAAAGTGATTCGCTACGACAATGTGGCCCGCGCGATCGTAAAAACTGCCAAGCGCTATGACATGGTGATGTTGCGTTCCATTCGCCGCAGAACCAGTGGCGGTTTGGCCATCAGCGATCTTTCTACGCAAGTGTTAGAGCGCTTGTCCTGTTCTGTTGTTTTGTTGGGGGAGCCGCAGGCTTGAGCGCGAAATGCAGGCGGCAGCCCTCCATCAACCCAAAAACCGCCGCACGGTATCTTTCACAAATGGCTCCAACCACTTCTCTCGCTCTGCCCGCTGCACCTGTTGTTCCACGATTGTCTCAATCCCCTCAGCCCCCCAACTGCCATCGCGCTTGAAATATTCGATAAAACTGCGCCCCGCGATCCGCGTCAAATAGCCCGCACTCGCCGCCTGGATCGGAGCGGTGACTAAAAAACCGATTGGCGTAACCTCGGCGATCGCCGCCATCACTCCCGTCATCAACTGAATGCTGCCTTCAATCAACCCCATGCCCGCCAACGTTTTTGCCAGCGAATAGGCCAACTCTTTCCCCCGCGCGAGATTGAGTTTGCAGCCGTATACCCCGCCAATTTCCACCACCATCTGGGCGTTAATGGCAGCCGCCGCCAGCAGATCCACCACCGGCAAAGGATTGGCAAACACCGCCGCCGTGACAATCCACTGAAACCGCTCCACCACTTTCTCCGCTTCCTTTTCCATCTGCTGGCCCAGAATCCGGCGGGCCTCGGCACTCAACTGCTCCGATTGCAGCAAAGCATTGTCCAGCACCAGCGATCGCCCCTCCGCCAACAACACCTGATGAATCCGCTGCTTGAGCTCTTTTAGCTTGGGTTCCACCGCATAGCTCTGCCCTGCCACCACAATTGGCTGAGGATGTGCCGCCGCCAAAATGACGTCTTCGAAGGCAATTGTTCCTTGCACCCGTTCGCGCAACTGGGCCAGCAACTGCGCCTGCTCGGATTCGGTGTAGCGATCGGCTTTGTTGAGCACGAGTAGCGATCGCTTGCCCAACTCTGCTAGGGCCATCAGGGGTTCGTATTCCGATTGGGTCAGATCGCCATCGACGATGAATAACAGCAGGTCGGCAGCCGCAGCCTGAGCTTTCGCTTCCCCTTCGCGATCGAGCCCTGCCGCGCCAATTTCTAAAATGCCGGGGCTATCGAGGATGTCGATGGGGTCGGCAATCCCCGGCAGTTGCCAGCGGTGTAGGGCGGAAGCAGTGGTGGTGCCCAACTCGGCTCCGACTGTCCCCACCGTCTTGCCCAGCAAGGCATTGAGAACGGAGGTTTTACCTGCCGAGCCCGTGCCGAAGATCGCGAGTTTGAGTCGCTGGTTGGCGAGGTTGCGATCGATGGCGGCGGCTTTAGCGGCGATCGCCTCTCGGGCCACTTCGTCTTCGATTTGGTGGAGTTGTTGCTGCACGGCAGCGAGACGATCTCGGGTGGCGGCCTGCTTTTCGCTGGCCGATTCGGGGAGTTTCTTTTGGCTGGGGGATGACTGGGCGGATTGCGGCGATCGGGTGAGCACGATGAGGAAATATCCGGCGGCTGCGAGGCAGCCTAGCAGGATAGCAGCCAAGATCCCAACTAAGATATAGGTCAGCCAAGGGGTGAAGCGAACGGCATAAATCAGATCGAGAAAGGTGCGGATCAGCCAGACCAAGAGGCCCACGAAGATGCCGAAGAGGGCGAGATAGATGGCCAGTTTGAGCGATGGCGACATGGCAGAACTCCACAGAGGGGGCGCGCATACCCCTTGTTTCCCTCTAACACATTGTGGCAGGGGGCGGTTCGATGCTTAGATCGCAATTCTGGGGGCTGGAGAAAGGGCTATTGGATGTTCGGAGTGGGGAAAATCTGGATATTTAGTGGGATGAATCCGATGCGTAAAATGGCTTAGGGTTGTGCTGAATGCGCAATTCGCCTGCGACCCCGTGTCCTCACTCATGTCAATTCTATGTCTGCCAAGCTGCATCCCCTCCTCAACGATCCCCCGCTCTCCCTCAACACCCACAAACTGGCCCATCTACTGGGCAGTACCCCCAATGTGCTGATTGTCCAAGACCTCGATGGGGTCTGTATGGAATTGGTCAAAGATCCCCTCGATCGCCAGATCGACCCTACTTATGTGGTGGCCACCCAGCAATTCGATCGCCATTTTTACGTGCTCACCAACGGCGAGCATGTGGGAACGCGGGGGATGAATGTCATTGTGGAACGGGCCTTCGGCGATCGCGATCGGGTTCGATCGGAAGGGCTGTACTTGCCCGGTTTGGCGGCCGGTGGCGTGCAGTGGCAAGACCGCTTTGGCAACCTCGATTGTCCTGGGGTCAGCTCGGCAGAACTGTCCTTTTTGGCTGCTGTGCCGGGGCGCATTCAGAGGTGTTTGCGGCAATTTATCGAGCAGCATCCCGAGGCATTACCTTCGCAGGAAGCCGATCGCTGCATTCAGTCCTCCCTGTTGGATAACATGGCCTCCCCCACCGCGAACCTAAACACCTTTCACGCGGCATTGGGCGATCGCACCGACCTCTACATCGAGTTGCAACGGCGGGTGTTGGATTTGATGCAAACACTCTTGGCAGAAGCGGCGACGGGAGGGCTAAATGATTCTTTCTTCTTACACTTGGCTCCCAATTTAGGGCGAGATGAGATAGGCAACGAGCGCATTCGCTGGGCGAGCGATACCGATTCGGGCACAACGGATTTTCAATTGATGTTGCGGGGGGCGGTGAAAGAGGCTGGGGTTTTGGCGCTGCTCAATCGCTATTACCGCCAGCGCACGGGGGAGTTTCCGTTGGGAGAAAACTTTAGTGCCCGCCAAGCACCGAAAGAACACAGTGCTTTGTTGGAATTGGTGTTGGAAAATTTCGACCCTGCGGCAATGCCGGCGATCGTGGGGGTGGGGGATACGGTCAATAGCTCTGTGGTGCAGGCGCAGGAACGGCTAGAGGTGCGGCGGGGGGGTAGCGATCGCAATTTTCTGCAGCTCGTTCAAGATATTGGTCGCACGTTTAATGTGGGCAATGTGGTGGCTTATATCGACAGCAGCGGTGGAGAGGTGAAAAATCGCAAGCCCGTCAGGGTGGATCGCAATAATCCCGAGAAACCAGTGGCGATCGAGGGGCCGGGAGACCCATTGGATGAGGCGGAACCGCTGACGTTGGATCTGGTGTTTGCGGGGGGGCATCGAGAATATATTTCAGTGTTTCGAGCGGCGGCGCAGCAGCGAGCAGAGAATTTTTGAAGGGTATTCCCTCCGAGCTGGGTTCGGTGAATTAGGGGGCGAGGGGCGCGCGCTCTTGGTAGATCGTTGGGGGCGATCGCCGCTAGCCAGAGCACTAGCTAACGTCCGCAAACGGACGAACCGTCAAAATTTCGTCTGGACGTAGAGTCTCCACAGCAGAGACAGGAACGGCGATCGTCTTAATTGACTCGCCCACAGCATTAAAGACCTCCAGAACGCAGCCCTCTTCGCCTCCAGAAGGATGTGGGACAAAATCGACCAATACTGCAATATCCCCCGCTTTGAGATCGTGCTCGGGCAGATCTCGGCTTAAAGCGACTTCTCTGTATAGTTCTAGAGTCACGATCGCCCTTCCTTCAAAGGTTTGAGAGTCACGAACTTGAATGTGCCATCGGCCTGCTGTTGTAGCCAAATTGTAACCACAGGAAGGGTTACACCATTGATGCCAGCCAACTCTCCGGCAACCTGATAAAAGACGCCATACTCGTTTCTTCTTGCTTCAACTGCTTCACCAGATCGGGCAATGGACCGGATAGCTAACTTCAGTGCTGCGGGATTATCGGGTGTAAACCCTGCCCTTGCCAGGAATTTTGATTTATCGTTCCTGGTTTTCCGAACGAGTAAGTACTGGGTTATCTTCTCGTTGGATATGACGGCAATGTCTGGAATCTTCACAAAATCGCTCTGGCTTGGCTATTTCGATTGCTCGGGTTAGCTCCGTCAGTACTGGGCAAACTGCATCGGTAAGTTTAGCACTTCGTTAAACTTCGTTAACGACCCCATCAGGGCCGTACCCTTGCTACAAGCACCCTAAAGCGATCGCACACAACCCAACCCAATTCCCCCACGCACCAAAGCCATTTTCAGCAACCCCAAAGCCTCAGCAGAATAGCCCCCAACCTTTCCATCGGCTATCCCTCCCCTCTCCCTGATGCTGCTGGCGAAATTCATATTCCGAAACATTGGCCATTTGTCTAGATGCCTATGGCCCCCTTCCCCTAACCCCTACCCCCAACTTTGGGGGCAGGGGAACAAGGCCCCGTAAGGATTTTCGGCTGTTTCTCCCCTCTCCCAAGTTTGGGAGAGGGGCCGGGGGGTGAGGGCCATGCAGAGGACTTGCACCATGCCAATATTTCTAAATGTTAAATTGGTCAGCAGTATCCTCCCTGGGGTGAGGGCCGGGGGAGAGGGCCATGCAAAGCCCTCAAACCGCCCAATGCTTCGCCCGCTTCACCGCCTCCTTCCACAAGCCAAAATTCTGCTGCGCCTGCTGCGCCCCCTCCCCCGGCACAAACACGCGATCGATCTGCCGCTGCGCCACCATCTCGGCATAGCTGGGGTAAAACCCCACCGCCAAACCCGCCGCAAACGCCGCCCCCTGTGCCGTCGCATCGGCGATCGCCGGACGTTCCACTTCAATCCCGGCAACATCCGCCTGAAACTGCATCAAGAAATTATTTTGACAGGCCCCCCCGTCCACCTTCAGCCGCCGGATAGGGGTACCGAGGTCGAGATTGACGCACTCCACAATCTCGCACACCTGATAGGCGATCGCCTCCAACACCGCCCGCACCATATGCTCTCGCTGTACGCCGCCGGTAATGCCCAAAAATGCGCCGCGCGCGCTCATATCCCAATGGGGAGCCCCCAAACCGCTGAGGGCAGGGACAAAAAAGACGCCGTCGCTGTCGGGGACCGAGCGGGCAATCTCCTCCGTCTCCGCAGAAGACTGAATGATTTTCAAACCATCCCGCAGCCATTGAATGCAGGCACCCCCCGTAAACATGCTGCCTTCTAGGGCATAACCCGCCTTGAATCCGCTCCCGTTCGTTTGTTCTGTCCAGGCCACCGTTGTGAGCAATTGATTCTGCGATCGCGCCATCTCTGCCCCCGTATGGGAGACCAGGAAGCAGCCGGTGCCGTAGGTGCATTTCATCAATCCGGGGCGATCGCAGCCGTGGGCAAACAGGGCCGCCTGTTGATCCCCCAAAATGGCGGTAATGGGCAGTTCTGCATCGCAAATAGAGGGTTCGAACCGGCCAAATTCCCCCAGGCTCGGCTTAATCTCCGGCAGTAGTTGGCGAGGAATGCCGAACAGATCGAGCAGCGTATCGTCCCAATCGCCCGAGTCGAGGTTGAACAGCATCGTGCGGCTGGCGTTGCTGTGGTCGGTGGCGTGAACTTGCCTGCCCGTTAGATTCCACAAGATCCAAGTGTCAATAGTCCCCGCCAAGACATTATTCAGGTCCAGATCCGGCTGAGCTTGCTTGACTTCGTTCAACAGCCAACTCAACTTGGTGGCCGAGAAATAAGCGTCCAGCACCAATCCCGTGCGTTCTGCAATCGTTTGGGCATGTCCCTCGTCCCGCAGGCGATCGCAGTTGGCCGCCGTGCGGCGATCCTGCCACACAATCGCTCTGTGCAAAGGCACTCCAGTGGCTTTATCCCAGAGCAAGCAGGTTTCCCGCTGCACCGTCAGCCCCACCGACTTGACGGCAGTAGGCGCAATGCCGGAACCGGCAAACACCTCCCGAATCACCGCTTGGGTATCCCGCCAAATTTCGCTAGCGTCGTGCTCCAGCCAGCCCGGTTGGGGATAGTACTGGGTGAATTCTTTGTATGCTTGAGCGATCGCTTGGCCGCTAGCGTCAAATAAGATGGCGCGATTGCCTGTGGTGCCGAGATCGAGGGCCAGAATATAACTCACGCAAAAACCTCTTTTTAAACGACTTTTATGTGACGCCCCCTTCTCCCAGTGCCTCTGCCCGCCCTTGCCGCATCAATAGAATCGCCTGAGAGTCTTTGAGTTCGAAGGGACCCACTTGCTCGCAGTTACCGCTTAACCCCAGACCGGGAGAGGCGATCGCCACCTTCCATTCCGCAGGCGAAATCTGCAGTAGGCGATCGAGGGAAATCTCGACGGGGTTACCCCCCATATGGGCCACAATTGCCACTTGCTCCGGCAGGCGATCGGTTTGAACGAGTTCCCGAGGTTCAGTCCGCATACCGTAGAATACCGTCGATTCTGCATTCCCCAAACACTCGAATATATCCTCTTTGGTGCGCAGATTGCGTCGCAGCCAACGGTGATGGCGGCGAAACTGGCGCACGGCTCGATTGTAAGCAGTTTGGATCGGGTCTAGGGCCAACTGGTGCAAAGACACATTGCAAATGTCGTAGCAATCTTCCATAAAGGCCCGCGCAAACCGCTGCAGCCGCTCCACATTCAGGCTGGAGAGCCCCTTCGATTTCCCCGGCTTATTGAGCTGGCTGAGGGCGCGGGCATAGGTGGCACAACTGGAGGCATAGTCCTGAATTTCGCCATCGTCCCAAGTGGAAAAGTCTACATCATCCGCCAAACAGCTCTGGCAAATGCGGGTCACCCCCTCCAAATTGAACTCCATCACGCTGATGGCTTCGTGCAGTCCTCGGATAAATGCCTTGAGCTCGTCATAGTCCGTAAAGCCGAAATGCTTCAGCCGTTCGAAATTTCCTTCAGCGGCATACATCTCCGGTGGCACCTGCCATTCTAGAAAGCCCCCCTCCTCTGCCACCACCTTGACGCCGTAATAATCATCTGTGTTGCGAACAAATCCCCAGGGCGATCGAGCGGTGGCGTTGATAAAGTCCATCGGCAGACCAGGCATAAACCCATAAGTCAGCAACGTTGTAGCGGGATTGTCGTAGGCGTTTTTCAACACCTCCTGGAGACTGTCACCCAAGTTCCAATTAATCAATCCGTCGGGATCGATCTGGGTGCCGCGACGGACGGTGTCGTGGTTGCCGCAACCCGTAATCCAATGAGATCCGTGGTAGATAGTCTCTTGCACTCGACCCCACTTATCCTCCCAAAAACCAATCAGGGCAGGCGTATTGTGGGCAAAAATGAGCGGTCCCCACTGATAGCAGTCGGGCATGATCCGAATCAGATCTAAATAGGTGGACGATTCTTCCCAACCTTCTTCCGGCCAAGGACGGCCATCTTCAAAAATGCAGAATAGCTTGCGACAGCGACCGCCAATATTCTGCTTGAGGTCCGCCATCGCCTGTAAGTAGACGTCGTCGTATTCCACTCTCCCAGAGAGAGGATTGAAAAATTTGAAATCTTGGGCGCCGTCAATCCGCAGGCCATCCACACCGGTATTCATCTTGCGCCGCTGCATCTCCAATAACATGGCCCGCACAGTGGGGTTTTGATGGTTGACATCCTGACCGTACATATTCGGGCCTTTGAGATAGCGCCCGTTCAAGAGATCGAGCACCTGGTTGTCGGCGTGACCGTAAACAATGTCATAAATCAGTTGAATGGGACCCGAGGGAAAGGTGTGCAGCGTTTCAATAAAGTCCACCAGTTCGTCGGGTCGCTGCGTTTCCAAGAGAGCGGGGTTGGTGGCAGCCATGCCGGAGAGCACAATATCGTATCCCCAGTTTTGGGTATTGGGTTTGTAGAGCACGACATCCACCTGGCTCATGCCGGGGTCGTCGTTCAGGGGCTGCCAAAATTGATGCCCTTCGCCGCGATATTCCACAGTGGGTTCCACCGGCATCAGTTGTAAGGCATCGTATTCCACATAGTTTTCTTCAGCGGGGGTAAGGGGCTCGCCAGCAGAAATTTTGGCAGCAAGATTGCGATAGACCTGGGTCAAGCCCGCGATCGAGCCTTGTTTTGAGGCCGTACCCACATGCAACTGCAGAATATTGGTGGGGGTGGGCACCCGCACGGCGGCAGAGGGGTCCATCTGCACGGGGCCAAAATGTTCTAGGTCTGCCCGCCCCCGTTGCAAGCGATTGAAATCGTATACCTCCGCTGGGGCAAATATCCC is from Synechococcus sp. PCC 7336 and encodes:
- the glpK gene encoding glycerol kinase GlpK, translated to MSYILALDLGTTGNRAILFDASGQAIAQAYKEFTQYYPQPGWLEHDASEIWRDTQAVIREVFAGSGIAPTAVKSVGLTVQRETCLLWDKATGVPLHRAIVWQDRRTAANCDRLRDEGHAQTIAERTGLVLDAYFSATKLSWLLNEVKQAQPDLDLNNVLAGTIDTWILWNLTGRQVHATDHSNASRTMLFNLDSGDWDDTLLDLFGIPRQLLPEIKPSLGEFGRFEPSICDAELPITAILGDQQAALFAHGCDRPGLMKCTYGTGCFLVSHTGAEMARSQNQLLTTVAWTEQTNGSGFKAGYALEGSMFTGGACIQWLRDGLKIIQSSAETEEIARSVPDSDGVFFVPALSGLGAPHWDMSARGAFLGITGGVQREHMVRAVLEAIAYQVCEIVECVNLDLGTPIRRLKVDGGACQNNFLMQFQADVAGIEVERPAIADATAQGAAFAAGLAVGFYPSYAEMVAQRQIDRVFVPGEGAQQAQQNFGLWKEAVKRAKHWAV
- the gghA gene encoding glucosylglycerol hydrolase; its protein translation is MNQVSTAHADDPLQRMQANAGQSELRDGAISPASNIAVRLDREATQEMLDWANEIESSNETLLRKAQILATRLGMHCRPDGSVSIGFWAPELAPGTILLKDVYLEVFTPLEPVDFPQPSQTVRFQRDYIQLEQRGEYVWGVLRGLTIGDRHQLGSLYWLRYLSESLDPNEVGLSVRTVIHDVLATSLPFGIFAPAEVYDFNRLQRGRADLEHFGPVQMDPSAAVRVPTPTNILQLHVGTASKQGSIAGLTQVYRNLAAKISAGEPLTPAEENYVEYDALQLMPVEPTVEYRGEGHQFWQPLNDDPGMSQVDVVLYKPNTQNWGYDIVLSGMAATNPALLETQRPDELVDFIETLHTFPSGPIQLIYDIVYGHADNQVLDLLNGRYLKGPNMYGQDVNHQNPTVRAMLLEMQRRKMNTGVDGLRIDGAQDFKFFNPLSGRVEYDDVYLQAMADLKQNIGGRCRKLFCIFEDGRPWPEEGWEESSTYLDLIRIMPDCYQWGPLIFAHNTPALIGFWEDKWGRVQETIYHGSHWITGCGNHDTVRRGTQIDPDGLINWNLGDSLQEVLKNAYDNPATTLLTYGFMPGLPMDFINATARSPWGFVRNTDDYYGVKVVAEEGGFLEWQVPPEMYAAEGNFERLKHFGFTDYDELKAFIRGLHEAISVMEFNLEGVTRICQSCLADDVDFSTWDDGEIQDYASSCATYARALSQLNKPGKSKGLSSLNVERLQRFARAFMEDCYDICNVSLHQLALDPIQTAYNRAVRQFRRHHRWLRRNLRTKEDIFECLGNAESTVFYGMRTEPRELVQTDRLPEQVAIVAHMGGNPVEISLDRLLQISPAEWKVAIASPGLGLSGNCEQVGPFELKDSQAILLMRQGRAEALGEGGVT